AGCCGTAGAGCAGGGCAAGATGCCCGCCGGCGCTTTCTCCCAATAAAATGTAATTATTCGGCTGAAGTTCTGCCTTTTCAGCAAGAGAATTGAATTTTTCTATAGCCAGACCAATATCTTCGAGTTGTTGTTTATACGTAATTTTTTTGCCTTTAGAAACCAGTCTGTAATTCATATTGATACTTGGGATCTTATGTTCAAAAAGCATTTTCTGAATCTTGATCATGTGCTCCTTTTTTCCAAGAGTCCAGGCTCCTCCATGCACAATAAGAATGACAGGGGAATCTTCAGCATAGTTCAACGGTAGGAAAACATCCATCTTCTGTCTTTTATGCTCACCGTATTTCAGATTATAAATTTTCTGCTGACCGCCTGTCCCTACCCAAACCCTGAATTTCGTGTTACATGACTGTAGCAGGAAACTGAGACAGCCTACAACAAAAAAATGGTACCTGAGAACGAGCTTTTTCATTAATTAAATTTACAGAAAAATTACCGTAAAGAATCTTCAGAAAAGATGATTTTTAACGTTTCAATCAAAGATTCAAAGGTTATTTCAGAAAAGGAAATGTTATTTTGAAACAGAATGAACTTACTAAAAATTTTCCTTCACCACTTTTTACTGCTTTTCAGCCGTTTTTGAGGAAAGTCCTTTTTTAATCATCACAACATCCTTTTCACCTTTTTTGAAGACGAAAGTAATTTCTGTATCACCATCCTGAAGGAAAAAAGCATCTTCTTTCTCAGCCAGTATTCGTACTTTTGGACCGGTATTATTTTGAATAAAAAGCTGACCGTTTTTATCAATAATATGAATGGTTTCATCTTTCGAAAGTACATAATTACCCGCATATTTTTTGACTATCACAGGATCCAGGGTTATCTCTTTTTTAGGCTTTGGAAGATCATAAGGTTGGTCTAAAAGGACGGCCAGAATAGTATTGCCGGCTTTTTCCAATTTTTTGCTCGTGATATTATTGAGCAGGATAATGCAAATATCCTCTTCAGGAAGCATGGCAAAATAGCTTGTTGCTCCTTCAATATTTCCTCCGTGATTGATCAGTTTTTTCCCATACAGATCATCAATGAACCAACCGTAGCCGTAGCCACTCAGGTAAGGTGTTGTCGCTTTTTTGAATGCTTCTTTGGATACAATTTTATAATCCCTTAAACCCGTATAATATTTGTACAGGTCTTCCGCAGTACTGTAAATTTGTCCCGCAGAGCCGGTTAAATCCGGATTCCATATTTCGGTTTTTACCTGTTTTGTTTTTGATATATAAGAATAGGGAACTGTTTTGTCAGGACTTTTCAATGCAGGGTAATCGAATCCGGTGTGATTCATTTCCAGAGGTTCAAGAATAAATTTTGTTACAGCCTCTTCATAAGACAACCCTGTTATTTTTTCAATGATTATTCCCAGCAGGATATATCCGGAATTGGTGTAGGAAAACTGGGTACCCGGGTCAAAATCCAACGGTTCATCTTTAAAAAATGAAGTTTCCCTACTTTTTGGAATCTTTTCTCCCGTGTGGATAAGGCGGAAATACTCCTTGTTTCGCAACGCTTCATAAATTCCTGATGTGTGGTTTAGCAGATTCTCAACAGTAATTTCATTTCCTCTGGGGTAATCCGGTATAAATTTAGAGAGCGGATCTTTCACCGAAAGTTTTCCTTCTTCGCTAAGTTTTATAATGACCAATGCAGTAAAAGATTTGGTTAAAGAAGCAATCTGGTAAATACTTTTATCCTGATTAAGAATCTTCTTTTCCGCATCCTGCCATCCGTAGGATTTTTCGAAAAATGTTTTATGCTGATAATGGATCAGTGCAGTTCCGTTAAATTTGTTGATACCAGCATAAGATTGTATGACACTATCTATAGCCTGCTTTTTTCGTTCGATGTTTTCTTCGGGATTGTCAGCTTTTTTTTGAGCTTTTAATGGGGAAAGAAATGCACTTAGGAAGAAAGTGATACATCCTAAGAAAAAAACAGTATGTTTATGGCGCATGGTATAATCGTTTTAAAACGATTTAAAATTAAGCAGACTTTTGTTAAATAAGCAATCCATCATAGAAAATATTTAAAATTAATATTCAGAAACAAATAAAAATAGATTTTAATAATTATTTTTGTTGAACTTAACATATATTAAAATAATATTAAAACAATATGGCGTCTGGTTTTTTTGCAATTTTAGATGATATTGCAGCGTTGATGGATGATGTAGCCGTTACAAGTAAAATAGCTACACAGAAAACAGCCGGTATCTTAGGTGATGACCTGGCTGTGAATGCAGAGAAAGCCACTGGTTTTCTTTCTTCAAGGGAAATTCCGGTTTTGTGGGCAATTACAAAAGGTTCTTTTATTAACAAGTTGATTATTCTTCCTGTTGTATTCCTTCTAAACTGGCTTTATGCTCCGGCAATTAATTATGTGCTGATTCTGGGAGGTTTGTACCTTGCTTTTGAAGGAGTTGAAAAAATCATAGAATTTCTTTTTCATCGAGATAAAAAAGGCCATGAAGTTGTGGAAGAAATTGTAGAAGATGAAAGAAGTGATGAAGAAATAGAAAAAACAAAGGTAAAATCGGCCATTACCACGGATTTTATTTTATCTATTGAGATTGTCATCATTGCTTTAGGAACGGTTTTAGAAGAAAGTCACCCTTTTATTACACAGATTTTGGTGACAAGCCTGGTTGCATTTATAGCGACAGTGGGAGTTTACGGAATTGTTGCTTTAATTGTAAGGATGGATGATGCAGGATTCAAATTAATCAAAAAAAGTAATGATAAAGGCTTCTTTGGAAAGCTTGGGCATTTATTGGTGAAAGCCTTACCTATTGTTATTAAAGCTTTAGGGATTATTGGTACGGTTGCTTTGATTATGGTTGCCGGCGGTATTTTTGCCCACAGAGTGGAATTTCTTCACCACTTTTTGCCTTCCTGGTCTTCTGATAAGTTTCTTACTATTTTAAAAGAAATTATTCTCGGACTTACAGGAGGATTAGCTGCTGTTGCGCTTTTTACAATGGGAAAGAGTGTTGTTTCTTTGGTAAAGAAGAAATAGGACTGATATATAATAAACGACTCGGAGCGGCTTCGTAGAAGCCGCTCCGAGTCGTTTTAAAATCAAAAAAATAAAAGAGACTTGCTAAAAAGTCTCTTTTAAATATTTAATTGAATAAATCTTTTACTTTATCAAAAAAAGTTTTTTCTTTTCCGGAAGGTTCTGCAATCATTTCTCCGCTGGACATCTGCTTTTCAAAGAAATCTTTCTGCTCCTTTGTTAGCTTCTGTGGTGTCCATACATTGATATGGATGAACATATCGCCTTTACCATAGCTGTCAATGCTTGGAAGACCTTTTCCTGCCAGTCTCAGGATCTTTCCTGACTGTGTCCCCGGATCAATAGTAATTTTCACTTTACCACCTACAGTAGGTACTTCTTTCTTAGCGCCCAACGCAGCTTCCGCATACGAGATATATAATTCCTGGTGAAGGTTATCGCCTTCTCTCTTGATCGTTTTATCTACTTCCTCTTCAATGATCACCAATAAATCACCCGGAATTCCACCGAATGGAGCATCATTTCCTTTTCCTCTTACATTAAGCTGAATACCGTCTCTTGCACCCGCCGGAATATTAATTGAAATTTCCTCTTCATCTTTGATCAGTCCCTGCGCATTGGCTCCTGCAGGAATTTTATCGGCTACTTTACCGATTCCCTGACAGGTACCACAGGTAGTCTGCGTCTGCATCTGTCCGAACATCGTGTTCATCACTTTAAGCTGAACACCGGAACCGTTACAGGTAGGGCATACTTTTGAAGTAGCACCTTCTGCCATCTTCATTTTTTTGACTTTGATGGTTTTCTGTGTGCCGTTCACCATTTCTTCAAGATTCAGTTTGATTCTGATCCTTAAATTGGAACCCTTCACCTGCTGACGACCTCCGCCGCCACCGCCAAAACCACCGAAGCCTCCTCCTCCGAAAATATCTCCAAACTGGCTGAAAATATCTTCCATATTCATACCGCCTCCGAAGCCTCCGCCTCCGAAACCACCATTGCCGCTCATTCCGGAATGCCCGAACTGATCGTATCTGGCACGTTTCTGATCGTCGCTAAGGACTTCATAAGCCTCAGCCGCTTCTTTAAATTTTTCTTCAGCTTCTTTATCACCGGGATTCTTATCCGGGTGAAATTTGATCGCCATTTTTCGGTATGATTTCTTTATCTCTTCAGCTGATGCAGATTTACTGATCTCAAGAACTTCGTAATAATCTCTTTTTGACATAATGCTTATAATTGATTGTTGATGAGTGATAAACAATGTATATCCATCATTGATCACTCATCATTTATCATTAATATTTTTAGTTTCCTGTTACTACTTTTGCAAAACGGATCACCTTATCACTTAAAGTATATCCTGTTTCAATAACATCTACGATTTTGCCTTTTAGATCTTCCGATGGTGCAGGAATCTGTGTAATTGCCTCATGGAAGTCTACATTGAAGGTGTCTCCTGCATTTACTTCCATCGCTTTTAAGCCTTTTTCGGTAAGTCTGTTTTTAAATTTCTGATAAATGAGTTCTACACCCTGAAGGTCAGATGAATTCCCGTTTTTAGCAATTTCTTTTAAAGCTCTCTCGAAATCATCCAGAATTCCAAGCATGGAAATCATCATATCCTGATTGGCATACTGGAAGAATTCCATCTTCTCTTTTGCCGTTCTTTTTTTATAGTTTTCGAACTCTGCATACAATCTGATGTAACGGTCTTTTTCCTCTGCCAAAAGTTCCTCCGGAGTAGGTGTAGCTGTCACATTGTCTTCAGATGCCGCTTCGTTCTGAATTTTGTTTTCTTCCTGATTATTGATGCTTTCTTCGTTAATATCCTTATTTTCCATAATCCAATATTTATTTAAAGATTGTTTCACAAAGAGTCTGCCAAATATAAAATATGGACATTAAGGCAGAATATGACTGCCTTAATCGTGAATAAGAAGGATGAATTTGCCAATTTTGCTTTGCAAGTGAGCAGATTATTGTAGGTAGTATGATTTGTAATTAATCTTTCACTATTCAAAATTGTTGGATTTTTTTTGTGAATGGTCAATTTTGCTTCGCAAGTGAGTTTGTGAATTATTGGTTGTTGTAACGACTCACCATTGACAATTCAGTATTCACATTCGTTGAATATTTCTGTGAATGGTCAATTTTGCTTCGCAAAGTGAGCTGTGAATTATTCGTTGCTGTAACAATTCACCATTGATAATTCAGTATTCACATGGTTGAATATTTCTGTGAATGGTCAATTTTGCTTCGCAAGTAAGTTGTGAATTATTGATCTAACGATTCACAATTCTCTATCCTGTAAACGTTTGATAGAGCAGATATAGGTTTAAAACAATAATGACAACTGAGATAATCCAGACGCAGATTTTTAGAAAAGGTTTGTTTACAAATTCTCCCATTTTAGCTTTATCATTGGTAAACATTACCAGTGGCACTACGGCGAAACTCAGCTGCATTGATAAGATGACCTGACTTAAAACCAGCAGATCGGTTGTTCCTTTTTCACCATAAAGAATGGCGACAATTAAAGCTGGAATTACAGCGATCAGTCTGGTGATCAGTCTTCTGAGCCATGGTTTTAATCTGATATTTAAAAAGCCTTCCATGACGATTTGACCCGCAAGGGTTCCGGTAAGTGTAGAATTCTGACCTGATGCCAGCAGCGCAATTGCAAATGCAATACTTGCCATAGAAGCCCCTAAAATCGGAGTAAGCATTTTGTAAGCATCATGAATATCTGCCACATGTTCATTTCCTGTTGTATGGAATGTTGCAGCAGCCAGGATCAGGATTGCCGCATTGATGAAAAACGCGAGCATCAGGGAAACTGTGCTGTCTAAAGTGGCAAATTTTATCGCTTCTTTTTTTCCTTCACGGTTACGTTCATAATCTCTTGTCTGGACGATGCTGCTGTGAAGATATAAGTTGTGTGGCATGACGGTAGCTCCCAAAATTCCGATAGCAATATAAAGCATCGCTGGATTTTGAATGATCTCTTTTTGAGGAACCAGCCCACCCAGAATTTCATTAAATGCCGGTTGTGAAATTACAATTTCATATATAAAACAGGCTAGAATGATAAAAATAAGTCCACCAACAATACTTTCTATCCATCTGAAACCCTTAGCCTGAAGTAAAAGAATGACCAGAACATCTACTGTAGTGATCACAATTCCCCAGGTGAGTGGAATGTGAAAGAGAAGGTTAAGGGCAATAGCTGAGCCTATCACCTCGGCGAGATCACAGGCGGCAATAGCTATTTCACAGAATATCCAAAGGATAAAATTGGTTGTGGGACTAAAATGATCCCGGCATGCCTGAGCCAGATCTCTTTCAGCGACAACACCTAATTTTACAGATAAATGTTGTAAAACCATAGCGAAAATATTGGAAATAAGAATGACCGATAGAAGTGTATACCCGAACTGTGCACCACCTGCAATATCCGTAGCCCAGTTACCAGGGTCCATATATCCAACAGCAATCATCAGTCCCGGGCCTGCAAAAGCCAGATACTTTCGCCAGAACGGAGCATTTCGTGGAACTTTTATAGAGGAATATACCTCCGAGAGGGAGTGGGAAGTTTTATCTTTACGCCAGGCGTTATTTAATTTAAGATTCATAAATGTTAGAAATGACTAACAAATTTAATTAAATAAATATAAATACAAAATTCAGAACAAAAAAAATCCCGGAAAATTACTTTCCGGGATTCTGTTTTATCGATTTAAGATTTATTTTGCAAATCTTACCGCCATTTTTCTGTCTGCAGCTCTTTCAGCATCAGAAGCTTTAGCATCTACTTTAGCAAATTTGCTTCCGTAACCTTCTGCTTCTAAAACCTGAGCACCAACTCCAGCTTTAACTAAAGCAGACTTAATAAATTCAGCTCTTGCTTTAGATAGTTTTACATTGTTTGCTTCGTTACCTGTTTTATCAGTATAACCTCCGATTTTGATCTTTGCATCCGGGAATGCTTTTAAAATTGCTACTAAATTATCAAGCTGCCCCTGAGAACCTGCTTCCAATTCTGTAGAACTTCCCATTTTGAAATTCACATGGTCAAAATCATACCATTTATCTTTTAATGCGGCATCGTCTGCAGCATTTTTATAATCTCCAGATTTCAGGAAGGTGATCATTTGATCTTCCATTCCTCCTTTATAACCTTTCAGCATCACACCGTTAAGATCAATGTTTTCATCAGTTTTAGCTGCCGGAGCAGTTGTCGTAGCTGATGTATCTGTAGTGGTAACAGTTGCAGCTGTATCCGTTGTAGATGCCGTAGAATCAGTTGTTGTTGTAGTGGTAGTGGTTTGTTTCTTTTCACACTGTTTCCACAAGAAATAACCTGCAGCAATTAAAAGTAAAAGCGGAAGCAACCATTTCCAGATAGATCCTCCGCCATCATTATTATTTCTGTCAGGATTGGTTCCTGCAGCTGTTGTACTTCTTGTAACTTCTATTTTAGGCTCTTCGCTGGCAGCTGGTCTAATCGTATCGTTATCGTTATCAAACTTATACCCTTTTGCCCAGTCTCCGATATTCAGAGAAGCAAGAGAAAGTCCTGCTGGCAGAAGTGAAGAAATAATTCCCTTTTGTTCTCCTAATAGGTTTGAAATACCAGATTTATCCAAATTATTATCAGCAGCATATTTTCCGATAGTACCTACCGTAGCTCCTGTCACTAAGTTCAGCAGCGAACTGGAAGAATTATTACTAATTCCTGCATAAGTAGCAATAGCATTTACTATTCCGCTGATCTTGTCTCCAAAGATAGAAGTCAACAGATTGGAAATTACAGGGCTACCAGAAGTACCTCCAATTAAATTTCCTAAAATACCACTCGACGAGGCATTGGTAATTGCATCCAAAACTCCCGGATTATTAGAATTATTTGCTAATCCTCCTAACACTGCAGGAAGCATACCTCCAATTGCTTTTGAAATACCTGATTCACTTTCTCCAAATTGTGAAGCTGCTTGTGAAACCAAAGCGGGACCTAGCTGTCCTTTAATTAAATCAATGACATTTAAA
The Chryseobacterium sp. W4I1 DNA segment above includes these coding regions:
- a CDS encoding alpha/beta hydrolase, with the translated sequence MKKLVLRYHFFVVGCLSFLLQSCNTKFRVWVGTGGQQKIYNLKYGEHKRQKMDVFLPLNYAEDSPVILIVHGGAWTLGKKEHMIKIQKMLFEHKIPSINMNYRLVSKGKKITYKQQLEDIGLAIEKFNSLAEKAELQPNNYILLGESAGGHLALLYGYRHPEQIKKIISLSGPTDFYSPEYLNSFYSKYSSPTFQKVVGTKFDRKNISEAFKKASPIANISNVPTLLFQGNNDFLVNQHQGLSMDSALTKQNVPHKLIFMERTGHVPRFFSKIKRDSIIYPNIVEWIKK
- a CDS encoding serine hydrolase, encoding MRHKHTVFFLGCITFFLSAFLSPLKAQKKADNPEENIERKKQAIDSVIQSYAGINKFNGTALIHYQHKTFFEKSYGWQDAEKKILNQDKSIYQIASLTKSFTALVIIKLSEEGKLSVKDPLSKFIPDYPRGNEITVENLLNHTSGIYEALRNKEYFRLIHTGEKIPKSRETSFFKDEPLDFDPGTQFSYTNSGYILLGIIIEKITGLSYEEAVTKFILEPLEMNHTGFDYPALKSPDKTVPYSYISKTKQVKTEIWNPDLTGSAGQIYSTAEDLYKYYTGLRDYKIVSKEAFKKATTPYLSGYGYGWFIDDLYGKKLINHGGNIEGATSYFAMLPEEDICIILLNNITSKKLEKAGNTILAVLLDQPYDLPKPKKEITLDPVIVKKYAGNYVLSKDETIHIIDKNGQLFIQNNTGPKVRILAEKEDAFFLQDGDTEITFVFKKGEKDVVMIKKGLSSKTAEKQ
- a CDS encoding DUF808 domain-containing protein, yielding MASGFFAILDDIAALMDDVAVTSKIATQKTAGILGDDLAVNAEKATGFLSSREIPVLWAITKGSFINKLIILPVVFLLNWLYAPAINYVLILGGLYLAFEGVEKIIEFLFHRDKKGHEVVEEIVEDERSDEEIEKTKVKSAITTDFILSIEIVIIALGTVLEESHPFITQILVTSLVAFIATVGVYGIVALIVRMDDAGFKLIKKSNDKGFFGKLGHLLVKALPIVIKALGIIGTVALIMVAGGIFAHRVEFLHHFLPSWSSDKFLTILKEIILGLTGGLAAVALFTMGKSVVSLVKKK
- the dnaJ gene encoding molecular chaperone DnaJ, which translates into the protein MSKRDYYEVLEISKSASAEEIKKSYRKMAIKFHPDKNPGDKEAEEKFKEAAEAYEVLSDDQKRARYDQFGHSGMSGNGGFGGGGFGGGMNMEDIFSQFGDIFGGGGFGGFGGGGGGRQQVKGSNLRIRIKLNLEEMVNGTQKTIKVKKMKMAEGATSKVCPTCNGSGVQLKVMNTMFGQMQTQTTCGTCQGIGKVADKIPAGANAQGLIKDEEEISINIPAGARDGIQLNVRGKGNDAPFGGIPGDLLVIIEEEVDKTIKREGDNLHQELYISYAEAALGAKKEVPTVGGKVKITIDPGTQSGKILRLAGKGLPSIDSYGKGDMFIHINVWTPQKLTKEQKDFFEKQMSSGEMIAEPSGKEKTFFDKVKDLFN
- a CDS encoding nucleotide exchange factor GrpE codes for the protein MENKDINEESINNQEENKIQNEAASEDNVTATPTPEELLAEEKDRYIRLYAEFENYKKRTAKEKMEFFQYANQDMMISMLGILDDFERALKEIAKNGNSSDLQGVELIYQKFKNRLTEKGLKAMEVNAGDTFNVDFHEAITQIPAPSEDLKGKIVDVIETGYTLSDKVIRFAKVVTGN
- a CDS encoding Nramp family divalent metal transporter: MNLKLNNAWRKDKTSHSLSEVYSSIKVPRNAPFWRKYLAFAGPGLMIAVGYMDPGNWATDIAGGAQFGYTLLSVILISNIFAMVLQHLSVKLGVVAERDLAQACRDHFSPTTNFILWIFCEIAIAACDLAEVIGSAIALNLLFHIPLTWGIVITTVDVLVILLLQAKGFRWIESIVGGLIFIILACFIYEIVISQPAFNEILGGLVPQKEIIQNPAMLYIAIGILGATVMPHNLYLHSSIVQTRDYERNREGKKEAIKFATLDSTVSLMLAFFINAAILILAAATFHTTGNEHVADIHDAYKMLTPILGASMASIAFAIALLASGQNSTLTGTLAGQIVMEGFLNIRLKPWLRRLITRLIAVIPALIVAILYGEKGTTDLLVLSQVILSMQLSFAVVPLVMFTNDKAKMGEFVNKPFLKICVWIISVVIIVLNLYLLYQTFTG
- a CDS encoding OmpA family protein, translated to MSLNVIDLIKGQLGPALVSQAASQFGESESGISKAIGGMLPAVLGGLANNSNNPGVLDAITNASSSGILGNLIGGTSGSPVISNLLTSIFGDKISGIVNAIATYAGISNNSSSSLLNLVTGATVGTIGKYAADNNLDKSGISNLLGEQKGIISSLLPAGLSLASLNIGDWAKGYKFDNDNDTIRPAASEEPKIEVTRSTTAAGTNPDRNNNDGGGSIWKWLLPLLLLIAAGYFLWKQCEKKQTTTTTTTTDSTASTTDTAATVTTTDTSATTTAPAAKTDENIDLNGVMLKGYKGGMEDQMITFLKSGDYKNAADDAALKDKWYDFDHVNFKMGSSTELEAGSQGQLDNLVAILKAFPDAKIKIGGYTDKTGNEANNVKLSKARAEFIKSALVKAGVGAQVLEAEGYGSKFAKVDAKASDAERAADRKMAVRFAK